The Anopheles gambiae chromosome 2, idAnoGambNW_F1_1, whole genome shotgun sequence genomic sequence GTGCGGTGCCTACGACTGCGAGACCGGAAATTGTGAAACCGAGGGTGCCAATGAATGCCCTACCGGAAAGGAAAAGTCTCCGAATCGATCGAAGGTTACCAGCAGTAAGAAAATCCCTCTCCCAGAAGCCCACGTTCGTGAAACGTTATGCCTTGTCGAGGATAGATGGCATCACACCGAAGAAGGTGGTCGTAACCGATCCGAAGTTGTTGAAATTGTATGTAAATCTGTGCTACCCTTTTTGCTAAACCATTCCGCTCGTGATGCTacataatttgttttgttttaggaaACGTAACCCAACCGCGGTGAAGGTGCACGAAAAGTCCGCCACGGGTAAGATGGGAACGATTGCTTACGCGTCGAAAAACAAGCAGCTTGTACTGGTCAATATCAACGGGGTGCTTTATCGGTCCTCGACGAACAAGCTGCAAAAATCTATATCCCGATCGGGaacagcaccatcatcatcatcgcccatCATTGGACGTTCGCCGGCAAAACCGGCGCGCAAAACCAAAGAACACTTTTTGATCATAAGAGGCGTCCGCTTCGCCCTGGACCGTACCGGGATGAAGCTGCGCTCCGTTGGCGGCACCACACCGCCCACGGCAATAACAGGCTCCAGAGGCTATGCCGAACCACGGCTAAACCGTATCGACATCGGTGGACTTACGTACAAAGCGCGCAAGGATGGAACGTTCATCCGGACGGATAGCCACCGGACGCGCAACCATCTGAGCGTGGCCAAGCAGCGCAGCATACAGGTGCTGGCGAGCAAGCTGAAGAAATGTAACGAACCGTGCCATATTTACCGCCGGCTAGGCAAATGCCTGGCCCACCAGCGGGGCAAATGTCCGAAGGTGCACGATCCGAAGCACGTTAGCATCTGTCAGCGGTTTTTGCGCGGCGAATGCCTTCTCGACGGCTGTTTGCTGTCGCACGACATTACCTCGCTGGAGAAGATGCCCGTGTGCCGGTTCTTCCTCGAGGGGCGGTGCGTGCGTGATCCGTGCCCGTACCTGCACAAGAAAGTGAGCGAAAGTGTGCGCATTTGTGATGCATTTCTGAACGGGTTCTGCTCGCTGGCCGACAAGGTAATGGGATTAGATATggggatgttttgttttgatgccaCATTTTACTCATcatcgggtgtgtgtgttttttctttattcgttttccccctttttggtTGCCAGTGTCCCAATCGGCACGTGTTCCAGTGCCCGACGTTTGAGCAGGAAGGTAAATGCGACCGTGCCCGATGTCCCTATCCGCATGGGAAAAAAGAGAGCAGGAGAAAACAGGATAAACCTTCCACTTTGGTGGTGGCGCACAAATCGGAACCCAAGGAACCGGCGACGATGTCACATGTTCGGTACTACAAGGACGAAGGTCAATCACTAACGGTAGAAACCGAACACAATCGCAGCGAAACGGGTGAGTTGATGAGTGCTAGTGAACGTAACCAGTTGAAGCGTATACTTGGTGAAGTGGACAAAATGAAGCAACGGTATCGTGAGAATGATGACCGCAGTGTGGCGACAGAAAACCGTCCCGCGGAAGGTAACGAACAAATTGTAAGTATGCCCGAAACTGCCCCGACGTTGGCCGGCGGTGACCGTTCCGATGCGTGCTACTCGCCATCGGAACCTACACCGGACGATCCAATGAGCGACAGTGATGGCGTGGAGGAAGTCGGGGAGGAAGATACAAGACCTCCGGCATTGCGTCGGAAAGCGCTCGGTCCGCTGCCGGCGTTTATTCCAATTTGAGTCACACAGGTCAAAATACccaagaagaaaagaaaataacgtTTGAACCCAAAACTAAAGCTAAATAGAGAGATAGCTGTTGAGagagatgaaacaaaaaatgccacAAAAAGTTTCTATTAAGTtaaagaataattaaaaagtATATGAACGTGTTTTGAAAATGGACGAAATAAAAGATGATAGCTAAATGGTTAAAAATACCCCtctggtgtgtttgttgcagttgctttttttaattgcatcCGAAAGCTTATTtaattgcattatttgaaataCCTAGATAAAAGCAATATTTAACATGAGTCGTTTTTATCCGTATTTAACTGGAAGTTATTTACGATAAAGAAACAGAAGCTAGTTTTACCCAACTACTGGACGCCGTATACCGAAGCTGTTCTGGAATACATCCCGGAACGTACTAAGTTACACCAATCTCTcaaaatgattttcaacagctgtcatatATTTGTTGAATCTCGTGATCGtagaatacagggttttcccaGTCAGCTTCGGATATAAACGTTGTTTTCACCGCGTTCAAgatgtttatttcatttcaagctgatatttcatttccctcattataatttttattttcttcatcaTTAGCTCATGATTTTCGACACGTCTctagctggattgagtttgaaagttttttgtgatgtgttgaaaatcatgtgtaaaaacaaaaaaaatcattttgaagcaaataaaccatttgaaagctgttgaaaaacatcttggatgcaATGAATAATGATGTGCCCATTGGAAAATGACTTGAAAAATCCTGTAATTCCGGAAaatagtgtgtatgtttggcaATTCATTACAAGCCTTGCTCAGGACGAGAATTGTTATCTCTTTTGTAGTGTCACTATCGTAGAAAGCATTGACAACCAACAACACATTTACTTTAAATAATAGATAAATAGAGAAAAACTTAccattgaaatgaaatataatttgCCTAATTCTACTGAAAGCGAACCTTAAATgggtttccaagtcactttcgaatgtgtacataattattcaccgcatctaagatgtttttcaacagctgtcgaatggtttatttgcttcaaagtgaaatttcagtttttacacatgattttaaacacataacaaagaactggcAAACTCAATTCAgcttgagtcgtgttgaaaatcatactgaaGAAAATAAGAATTATGATGAAGGTACtgaaatgtcagatcgatgtggaacaacattttgcatgcagtgaataacaatgtttacattcgaaactgacctGGGAAACCccataacaatgtttacattcgaaagtgtcTTGAAAAACTCCTGTATGTaccgttttcatttttacacACATCATTTGCACACAATCGGATCGCAGTCAGTGGCACCCTTTCGCCCAGCTGCTCCGTGTTGTGTAGCGCCCCTGCCGGTAGGCACTGTAGCTGTCAGAAAAGATAAACATTCGCCGGTGCGGTtgcagtgtgtgttgtggtgcCGTTTCGCAAGCAGCTAGAGGGAAGTGATATGATGTaataaagcaacaacaatCGTGCGTTTCTGGTCCAATTTGTTTGCGTCTGCTGGCCGTAACCATGTCGCTGACATTGTTGCGTACGCTGTgccgccaccagcagcacgtgCTACAGCAGCGTCAGTCCGTTTCGTTCGTAGGCAGCGGCGCGTTTCGTGGTGCAATCCGCCTGCAAAGCACCGCCGGTGGAGATGGTCCGAAACAGGACGGGTAAGGGTGGTAGCATTGAAAAAAGAAGAGCCACACGGTTTCGCTTGTGCTAGCAATTAGAGGTATTggaaggatgtgtgtgtgtattaatacggctgtcacgttttgttttgtcatcTTCCCAACCCAACAACACACAGCGACAACGACAAGCAATCGACCAAAGAGCGGCTGGCGGCCAAGTACAGCCGGGAGAATGTAAAGCGCAACGTGCAGGGGTACGTGTTTTCACGGTTTTTCGACTACGTGAAAAACTACGACAAGGTGATCGAGAAAAAGTTCCCGTCGGCGGTACACGTCTACCGGGTGTTTCTGGTCGGCGTGCGCGATTTCTTCAACGACATGAAGAAGCTAGTCAAGATCACGAAAATCGTCTACTCGCACGATAACGATCTGCGCTGCCTGACGCGCAAGGAGATCGAGCTGTACTACCAGATGCCGCGGGACATGAGGAAGGTGGCGCCCGTGCTGCTCATATCGGCGCTGCCGTTCGCGAACTATGTGATATTTCCACTTGCGTGAGTGAAACAGGCCTCCGCCAGTCTTTGGAAAGCCTTTTTACGATaatgttctctctctctcccgtttTCCAGTTACATGTACCCCCGTACGCTGCTAACGTCCCATTTCTGGTCGGCACAGCAGAAGCTAGACTTTGTGCAGATCGATCTGCGCAATCGGCTGCTGTACAATCGGCGCGTCTTTCGCTGCATGCAGTCGAAGCTGGACGCGCTGAAAAAGACGCACGATCCGGCGTACGAAAAGTTTGCCTACATGCTGGGCCTGCTCGGCAGCGGGCTGCACCCAACGTCCGAGGAGATACTGGACGTGAAGGAAGTCTTTCAACGGCCGCCGTTCCACCTGAACAGCTTATCGTCCTCACATTTGGTGCGTGAAGGACCACTAACGGTGTTGTTATGCATTTACTAATaagggttttctttttttttgacaattttAGAAATATCTCTGCCGATTGCACGACATTCACGCTGGACTGTTGCGGCGGTTTCGGCTCAGTGAGCGTGCCTACGTCGTACACCACATGGATATGGCGATCAAGCGAGAGGGAGGCGTCCACAACATGCCGATCGAGTCGCTCAAGCACGCCTGCTACCTCCGGGGGCTGAATGCGAACAATCTGAGCGCCGAGAGCATGATCGAGTGGCTGCAGGAGTGGGTCAAGGTGTCGCTGGTTGTCGACGAGGATTGCATCAGCATGCTGCTGCATCTACCCATCTTTCTGACGTACAACCACACCAACAACTGGATTCTGATACACTGATAGCGGCTTACCATTGGCGGGAGGCAGAGAGACAGAACAATCGGTTTAAAAAAACGGAGGAACAATGTTAACGtatcagcaacaaaaaagccaacGGCTTATCCACTATTTCTGTAGGTATACATATGAAATCgatattgttattttgttttgttttgttttttttccttatgAAAAAGTACAACCTTCAAGTGCTCGAAAAAACGAGAAAGTGCAATTTCTGTACACTGCTTTCGCTGCAGAACACATCAACTCTCTTCAAACAGAAACAGTGCCGAGGCTGATACAATTCACGTAAAGCTTGTTTTTACATCCTTTCCTTGCAATTTTCAGCTACAATACTTTCTGCTGATTGTTATTAGTTTCATGACTGCTGTTTACTACACTTTATTCTCTTTCTGGCATACTTACCAAGAGGATTTATGCcatttaaaagtaaaaaaaaaatgaaatatatacCTTACAAAGGTGAAAAAACCCAGCCCGTAATTGATACTGAACATTCCGAAAAGGCCCAAAAACACATGAAGCGGCGAACACTGTGCGGACGGGCGCTAGCAAACGCAACTGTGGCGTGGCGTAAACAGAGAGAATCGCTGTCGCCGTAACGGTAGCTGCAGGGAAGGAAAAATAGAGCACGCGTTGTTTACGCGAGTTTTGAGCCGAAGAGCCAGTGCGGACACGCTTgcgggagagagagcgcgatCCTTTCGGCGCTTGGAGTGTTTGGGAGGGAAAAGGATTCAAAATCACATAGTGCGGTTGCAGGTATGTTTTAAGTGGTTACTGTAGTAATTTGTGCATGACGCGTTGAGAGAAATATCGTAATGCGgacgtttgttttaaaatctgcacaagaaaatgattaaaaaaaatgcataatgTTGCTGTCACCATGACAACTTGTAACGCAAAAGAACGCATGGTCGCATCTGGTCCGCGGCATCCTATGATATGGGAAGCTAGCTGTCAACTCTCGCCCCGTCTGAATACGTTTACAAGTGTTTTCTCTCTGCCTATTGGTTACTCTCGGCTCTCACTCTCGGCAGTGCGTATTCTTGTCCTGATAGTAGTGTGTCTCcgtttgtataaaaaaaaaaaaaaacaaaatacgcaACCCCTAGGAAACAGCTCGTTGGTCcatagaaagagagcgagagagagagcgcgcgagagCGAACAGGTATATCCTTGCGGAACGTGCAATCCTTCAGCGTGCAAAGGCAGTCGCTCGTGAGTCGCATTCGAGTGTTCGTCTCGTACGGTTCGCACCCTTAACGAACGGTTGCACGCGCACGCGGTGGTTCGCATACATACGGCGGGTTGTTCGTTGTGctcagcagaagcagaagcaggtgcagcagaagcagcagtgacAGTGTTAGTATTTGGTTACAGCTGGGAAAGCTCGGGGGATAAGCATCCGTTTTCCTCGAAGCGTGCGGCCCCATCGTTACGATACGCTTGATAGTAAAACTACATTCTACCACGCTGGAATGTATCCCCGCCGTACG encodes the following:
- the LOC5667270 gene encoding zinc finger CCCH domain-containing protein 3 isoform X2; amino-acid sequence: MKPQPEAMDEQPSKIFINPKFAKAHINPMFLASNGSFRQPEVQQVVPASHQSKIHLNPAFLNKLGIQQVMPPTTTAAAPAAPALPAVPTVPQPQPPASHLFAPCKPAFTGTVNPIIKNTRRKLVRATTAVSLPSDASTATAMVKSVAKEMLPSSNLHPPKILAPLVRIGKNKLVRSAVPTTARPEIVKPRVPMNALPERKSLRIDRRLPAVRKSLSQKPTFVKRYALSRIDGITPKKVVVTDPKLLKLKRNPTAVKVHEKSATGKMGTIAYASKNKQLVLVNINGVLYRSSTNKLQKSISRSGTAPSSSSPIIGRSPAKPARKTKEHFLIIRGVRFALDRTGMKLRSVGGTTPPTAITGSRGYAEPRLNRIDIGGLTYKARKDGTFIRTDSHRTRNHLSVAKQRSIQVLASKLKKCNEPCHIYRRLGKCLAHQRGKCPKVHDPKHVSICQRFLRGECLLDGCLLSHDITSLEKMPVCRFFLEGRCVRDPCPYLHKKVSESVRICDAFLNGFCSLADKCPNRHVFQCPTFEQEGKCDRARCPYPHGKKESRRKQDKPSTLVVAHKSEPKEPATMSHVRYYKDEGQSLTVETEHNRSETGELMSASERNQLKRILGEVDKMKQRYRENDDRSVATENRPAEGNEQIVSMPETAPTLAGGDRSDACYSPSEPTPDDPMSDSDGVEEVGEEDTRPPALRRKALGPLPAFIPI
- the LOC1276407 gene encoding LETM1 domain-containing protein 1; translation: MSLTLLRTLCRHQQHVLQQRQSVSFVGSGAFRGAIRLQSTAGGDGPKQDGDNDKQSTKERLAAKYSRENVKRNVQGYVFSRFFDYVKNYDKVIEKKFPSAVHVYRVFLVGVRDFFNDMKKLVKITKIVYSHDNDLRCLTRKEIELYYQMPRDMRKVAPVLLISALPFANYVIFPLAYMYPRTLLTSHFWSAQQKLDFVQIDLRNRLLYNRRVFRCMQSKLDALKKTHDPAYEKFAYMLGLLGSGLHPTSEEILDVKEVFQRPPFHLNSLSSSHLKYLCRLHDIHAGLLRRFRLSERAYVVHHMDMAIKREGGVHNMPIESLKHACYLRGLNANNLSAESMIEWLQEWVKVSLVVDEDCISMLLHLPIFLTYNHTNNWILIH
- the LOC5667270 gene encoding zinc finger CCCH domain-containing protein 3 isoform X1: MKPQPEAMDEQPSKIFINPKFAKAHINPMFLASNGSFRQPEVQQVVPASHQSKIHLNPAFLNKLGIQQVMPPTTTAAAPAAPALPAVPTVPQPQPPASHLFAPCKPAFTGTVNPIIKNTRRKLVRATTAVSLPSDASTATAMVKSVAKEMLPSSNLHPPKILAPLVRIGKNKLVRSAVPTTARPEIVKPRVPMNALPERKSLRIDRRLPAVRKSLSQKPTFVKRYALSRIDGITPKKVVVTDPKLLKLKRNPTAVKVHEKSATGKMGTIAYASKNKQLVLVNINGVLYRSSTNKLQKSISRSGTAPSSSSPIIGRSPAKPARKTKEHFLIIRGVRFALDRTGMKLRSVGGTTPPTAITGSRGYAEPRLNRIDIGGLTYKARKDGTFIRTDSHRTRNHLSVAKQRSIQVLASKLKKCNEPCHIYRRLGKCLAHQRGKCPKVHDPKHVSICQRFLRGECLLDGCLLSHDITSLEKMPVCRFFLEGRCVRDPCPYLHKKVSESVRICDAFLNGFCSLADKVMGLDMGMFCFDATFYSSSGVCVFSLFVFPLFGCQCPNRHVFQCPTFEQEGKCDRARCPYPHGKKESRRKQDKPSTLVVAHKSEPKEPATMSHVRYYKDEGQSLTVETEHNRSETGELMSASERNQLKRILGEVDKMKQRYRENDDRSVATENRPAEGNEQIVSMPETAPTLAGGDRSDACYSPSEPTPDDPMSDSDGVEEVGEEDTRPPALRRKALGPLPAFIPI